In Lineus longissimus chromosome 9, tnLinLong1.2, whole genome shotgun sequence, one genomic interval encodes:
- the LOC135493954 gene encoding uncharacterized protein LOC135493954: MEFGASSNGNGDNPSCENAGHYARIKELAASYRREKRKTYPKKNLKPYVKAPSRDINGAIDGPSVPRRERKGKKTSTTEKLKDFPEELLPSNHEVEIDAPFDFQVFQQGL, encoded by the exons atggaatttggtg catcatccaatggtAATGGTGATAATCCTTCTTGCGAGAATGCAGGGCATTATGCACGAATCAAAGAGTTGGCTGCCTCCTATCGCAGGGAAAAGAGGAAAACCTATCCTAAAAAGAACTTAAAGCCATATGTGAAGGCTCCATCCAGGGACATCAATGGTGCTATAGATGGTCCATCAgttcccagaagagaaagaaaagggaagaaaacctcaacgacag agaaactaaaggactttcctgaggaattgctaccaagtaatcatgaagtagaaatcgatgcacctttcgattttcaagtgttccagcaaggtttgtga